One part of the Chryseobacterium mulctrae genome encodes these proteins:
- a CDS encoding transposase yields the protein MELISKDKLEKWILPHLSKGKRGFSTRFYLGKIFKLIIKRLKTGCQWRELSLKEYFSKETISWQLVYYYFSKWSKDGSFKRIWISLLQNNKRKLDLSSVQLDGSHTRSKTGGQSVGYQGRKSSKTVIVFLSVIIRDKCFQWESQ from the coding sequence CTGGAACTCATAAGCAAAGATAAACTGGAAAAATGGATTTTACCTCATTTAAGCAAAGGCAAGCGAGGATTTTCCACGAGATTTTATTTAGGAAAAATCTTTAAACTTATTATTAAACGATTAAAAACGGGCTGTCAATGGCGGGAATTAAGCCTTAAAGAATACTTTTCAAAAGAAACAATAAGCTGGCAACTCGTCTATTATTATTTCAGTAAATGGAGTAAAGATGGTTCTTTCAAACGAATTTGGATTTCTCTTCTCCAGAATAATAAAAGGAAATTAGATCTTTCCAGTGTCCAATTGGATGGAAGCCATACCCGAAGTAAAACAGGAGGACAATCGGTAGGCTATCAGGGAAGAAAATCATCTAAGACAGTAATTGTATTTTTATCTGTGATAATCAGGGACAAATGCTTTCAATGGGAAAGCCAATAA
- a CDS encoding YebC/PmpR family DNA-binding transcriptional regulator yields the protein MGRAFEYRKASKMARWDKMAKTFSKIGKDIALAVKAGGTDPEANPALRRCIQNAKGANMPKDNVERAIKKAGGADAENYEEITYEGYGQGGVAFFVECTTNNPTRTVANVRAIFNKFDGNLGKNGELAFIFDRKGIFTIDLAKITMDWDDFEMEMIDGGAEDVEKDDEEVMITTAFEDFGSLSHKLDELKIEAKSAELQRIPNNIKEVTAEQFKVNMKMLDRFEEDDDVQNVYHNMEITDELLESL from the coding sequence ATGGGAAGAGCATTTGAATATAGAAAAGCCTCAAAAATGGCACGTTGGGATAAAATGGCCAAAACTTTTTCTAAAATAGGTAAAGACATTGCTTTAGCAGTAAAAGCCGGAGGAACAGACCCCGAAGCTAATCCTGCATTGAGAAGATGCATCCAAAATGCGAAGGGTGCCAATATGCCAAAAGACAATGTTGAAAGAGCAATCAAAAAAGCTGGCGGAGCCGATGCAGAAAACTATGAAGAGATCACTTATGAAGGTTACGGACAAGGAGGTGTTGCATTTTTTGTAGAATGTACAACCAATAATCCTACCAGAACGGTTGCCAATGTAAGAGCAATCTTCAATAAATTTGACGGTAACCTTGGAAAGAATGGTGAATTAGCTTTTATCTTCGACAGAAAAGGAATTTTCACAATCGATTTAGCTAAAATTACAATGGATTGGGATGATTTTGAAATGGAAATGATTGACGGTGGAGCTGAGGATGTTGAAAAAGATGATGAAGAAGTAATGATTACTACAGCTTTTGAAGATTTTGGATCTTTATCTCACAAATTGGATGAACTTAAAATAGAAGCCAAGAGCGCAGAATTGCAAAGGATTCCGAATAATATAAAAGAAGTCACTGCGGAGCAATTTAAAGTAAATATGAAAATGCTTGATCGTTTCGAAGAAGATGATGATGTACAAAACGTATATCACAATATGGAAATAACAGACGAACTTTTAGAGTCTTTATAG